From one Anguilla rostrata isolate EN2019 chromosome 12, ASM1855537v3, whole genome shotgun sequence genomic stretch:
- the LOC135236932 gene encoding V-set and transmembrane domain-containing protein 5 isoform X2: MWPLTIWSTHTTILLLAVLFTGLCCLTQAITITAPEYSLIKSVQEDVLFSVGIACHGTPTIQWTFMSSRSRRDIAVWQPGVYRNISEYYEDRLQTHNNGSITLLDLRLSDSGVYVLAVTEPTGNSKGSTIILKVTEVLYEDLQYLGVFVTVLGGMAGFLMLSMWLLDKVYRRVKTWRRMRKLPG; encoded by the exons ATGTGGCCTCTGACGATCTGGAGCACCCACACGACCATTCTTCTCCTTGCTGTGCTGTTCACTGGCTTGTGCTGCTTAa CACAAGCAATTACAATAACAGCTCCAGAATACAGTCTCATCAAGTCGGTGCAGGAGGATGTGCTCTTTTCTGTGGGGATTGCATGCCATGGAACACCCACAATCCAGTGGACATTCATGTCTTCAAGGAGCAGGCGGGACATTGCAGTCTGGCAGCCAGGagtgtacagaaacatatcAGAGTATTATGAGGACAGGCTGCAAACACATAACAATGGATCAATAACACTTTTGGACCTACGTCTGTCGGACTCTGGTGTCTATGTACTGGCAGTGACTGAACCCACTGGAAACAGCAAAGGCTCAACCATCATATTGAAGGTCACAG AGGTCCTCTATGAGGACTTGCAGTATTTAGGTGTCTTTGTCACTGTCCTTGGGGGCATGGCTGGGTTCCTAATGCTATCCATGTGGCTTCTGGACAAAGTTTACAGACGAGTTAAAACATGGAGGAGAATGAGAAAACTGCCAG GATGA
- the LOC135236932 gene encoding V-set and transmembrane domain-containing protein 5 isoform X1, with product MWPLTIWSTHTTILLLAVLFTGLCCLTQAITITAPEYSLIKSVQEDVLFSVGIACHGTPTIQWTFMSSRSRRDIAVWQPGVYRNISEYYEDRLQTHNNGSITLLDLRLSDSGVYVLAVTEPTGNSKGSTIILKVTEVLYEDLQYLGVFVTVLGGMAGFLMLSMWLLDKVYRRVKTWRRMRKLPEQDETELQPL from the exons ATGTGGCCTCTGACGATCTGGAGCACCCACACGACCATTCTTCTCCTTGCTGTGCTGTTCACTGGCTTGTGCTGCTTAa CACAAGCAATTACAATAACAGCTCCAGAATACAGTCTCATCAAGTCGGTGCAGGAGGATGTGCTCTTTTCTGTGGGGATTGCATGCCATGGAACACCCACAATCCAGTGGACATTCATGTCTTCAAGGAGCAGGCGGGACATTGCAGTCTGGCAGCCAGGagtgtacagaaacatatcAGAGTATTATGAGGACAGGCTGCAAACACATAACAATGGATCAATAACACTTTTGGACCTACGTCTGTCGGACTCTGGTGTCTATGTACTGGCAGTGACTGAACCCACTGGAAACAGCAAAGGCTCAACCATCATATTGAAGGTCACAG AGGTCCTCTATGAGGACTTGCAGTATTTAGGTGTCTTTGTCACTGTCCTTGGGGGCATGGCTGGGTTCCTAATGCTATCCATGTGGCTTCTGGACAAAGTTTACAGACGAGTTAAAACATGGAGGAGAATGAGAAAACTGCCAG AACAGGATGAGACAGAGTTGCAGCCGCTCTGA